Within Quercus lobata isolate SW786 chromosome 5, ValleyOak3.0 Primary Assembly, whole genome shotgun sequence, the genomic segment CCAAAAGAAGACCTCCACACCAGCTGTGGCAGCAATATCACTAACAAACACTCCATTCTCACCCACTTGGTTACACCAAACCTTGAAATAGACTTTGAAGTGGAGAAGACCCCAATCCAAATGTGAATTTGATAATTGTATGTTCATTAAGCCGTTTGGCATGGCGGTGCCCAAGAACAAGTTGGCTGATTCCTCATAGAAGCACTTACAGGTATATTTAATTTAACAATGGGATAGGTATATTGAATCATTGGTCACTACCAGAACCCACATCATCTTTCCTCATCGCAGCATCTGCATACTCTTGCAGCTCCAATGCGTGCTCAAGGCCTATCTCCACTTCACCAATCGCAGGACGTTCCAAATTGTCTTCTCGCAGGCAAGAAGTGGCAATGTCCACGTATATCTTGAAACACTCCGGAGCTATCTTCCCTATCAGATAGGGATCAATAATCTGATTTATGGTCCCATCTTCTACGCATGCTGGAGCCCAGACGGCCATACTCTGTTCCCTCTCTGATTCCATGTCCACTGATCTTCTCGCACAGAGCACTTCAAACAGTACCACACCGAAACAGTAGACGTCAGTTTTATCGGTCAGCTGACTCGTTCGAAGATAAGCGGGATCCAGGTATCCAACAGTACCCTTCACTACAGAATCAATCCTAATTAAAGCCTTTGACAAACTCGGGGGACCCTTCTTGCACAAGCCGAAATCTGCCAGCTTGGCCTCCCAGTTCTCACCCAACAAAATGTTTGTCAACTTCACGTCGCGATAGATTATAGTATGCTTAACTCCAGTGTGAAGGTAGTGCAGTCCACGCGCCACTCCAATGCAAATCTGTAGTCTTCGTTTCCACGGGAGGGGATCATGTTGGTACTGGTGGAGGAGGCGTCTGTCGAGGGATCCACCTAATATGAACTCATAAACTAGGATCATCTCGTGTTCGTCAGTACAATATCCGATGAGATTGACGAGGTTAGGGTGGCGTAGCTGGCCATGTAACACTAACACCGTCCCAAACTCTTTGAAACCCTGTCCTAACATCCAATTACGACGCCTTATTGCAACCTTTATGGTAGAGTCATCAATAAATCCCTTATATATTTTGCCAGAATCTCCATGATCAATTACTAAATCATCATCGAAGTTATTGGTAGCTATCTTGATCTCAGCGAGTGAAAATCGCCTGCATGATCCCTCAGGAAGAACTAAAGATTTTTTTGCTCTCTTCCCAGACATCCTGAATAGCTTTGAAAAATACTGTGAAATAGCTTCCATTGACGCTTCGGTCATACACCAAGAGCTTGACGACAAGAGAATTATCAGATTCAATGGAGTGAAAAGTGGC encodes:
- the LOC115988504 gene encoding receptor-like protein kinase FERONIA — translated: MLGQGFKEFGTVLVLHGQLRHPNLVNLIGYCTDEHEMILVYEFILGGSLDRRLLHQYQHDPLPWKRRLQICIGVARGLHYLHTGVKHTIIYRDVKLTNILLGENWEAKLADFGLCKKGPPSLSKALIRIDSVVKGTVGYLDPAYLRTSQLTDKTDVYCFGVVLFEVLCARRSVDMESEREQSMAVWAPACVEDGTINQIIDPYLIGKIAPECFKIYVDIATSCLREDNLERPAIGEVEIGLEHALELQEYADAAMRKDDVGSGSDQ